Proteins encoded together in one Benincasa hispida cultivar B227 chromosome 1, ASM972705v1, whole genome shotgun sequence window:
- the LOC120070299 gene encoding uncharacterized protein LOC120070299: MIVCRLRSRLLHILHSSSSRLLAVPEDAARSSRTWVDCGFRPNYQASRSYSRGERKHYDLFGNVRPGDKEFRKAWEKQMNEEESTLWTDSDAEADNKEEKKNHLEDEIRKVRQQAKEHSDLIDADDSDELWSVWSGSDEEKTLWTGSEGDDDDDIPTEAYPNENSDKYIDRLFEFEETSKYRTISELLKSEQEPEELSPGKQARKLAVENALKKLKKGPDGRYTNVWEVITDIDILLGAFENIVSGPEYAELRQEGQKKLNIQFFKDIQARMRDPNFKYSPELKLKPKSKLVPQKKWQKAQSRRRKAQKR, translated from the exons ATGATTGTTTGTAGGCTCCGTTCCCGCCTTCTCCACATTCTTCACTCATCTTCTTCAAG ATTGCTAGCCGTCCCAGAAGATGCTGCAAGAAGTTCAAGAACATGGGTTGATTGTGGGTTTCGTCCAAATTACCAAG CATCAAGATCATATTCTCGTGGGGAGCGCAAACATTATGACCTCTTTGGAAATGTCCGGCCTGGTGATAAGGAATTTAGGAAAGCCTGGGAAAAGCAGATGAATGAAGAAGAATCTACTTTATGGACTGACAGTGATGCTGAGGCAGAcaataaagaagagaaaaaaaatcatctcGAAGATGAGATAAGAAAGGTAAGGCAGCAGGCAAAAGAACACTCTGACTTGATTGATGCTGATGACAGTGATGAATTATGGAGTGTTTGGTCTGGGAGCGATGAAGAGAAGACCTTGTGGACTGGTAGTGAAGGTGACGATGATGATGATATTCCTACAGAGGCCTACCCCAATGAAAATAGTGACAAATACATAGATAGACTATTCGAATTTGAGGAAACATCTAAATACCGAACAATTTCGGAACTCTTGAAATCTGAACAGGAACCAGAAGAGTTATCCCCTGGAAAACAAGCCAGGAAACTTGCTGTCGAGAATGCATTGAAGAAGTTAAAGAAAGGGCCGGATGGTCGTTATACCAATGTGTGGGAGGTCATAACTGATATAGATATCTTGTTAGGAGCTTTTGAAAACATAGTCTCAGGACCTGAATATGCAGAGCTCAGACAGGAAGGGCAGAAGAAATTGAATATTCAGTTTTTCAAGGATATACAAGCACGCATGAGAGATCCAAATTTTAAGTACTCGCCTGAACTGAAGTTGAAACCAAAAAGCAAACTGGTTCCCCAAAAGAAGTGGCAGAAAGCACAGTCTCGGCGAAGGAAAGCACAGAAGCGATGA
- the LOC120070300 gene encoding uncharacterized protein LOC120070300 produces the protein MSKNQSHFMKVETHVLKVHMNCQGCLQKVRKLLKRIEGVYKVNINSEQQKVTVTGSVDSTILIKKLLKLGKHAELWSSTSKQDEAEEANLRKNIDNQMKDATEPFYSLQNQYMLPIFDRVFNNRSLFERYLDQESGMSSSFRYHPVTTAAAQKARAYWENEKLGNQMISVAHNVGIQGDQFDGVPDGAYVQDYRFGIFPDFPYA, from the exons ACACATGTTCTTAAAGTACACATGAATTGTCAAGGTTGCCTGCAGAAAGTAAGAAAACTTCTCAAAAGGATCGAAG GTGTTTATAAGGTAAACATAAATTCTGAACAACAAAAGGTCACGGTCACAGGCAGTGTGGATTCAACCATTTTGATAAAGAAGCTTCTCAAATTAGGCAAGCATGCTGAACTTTGGTCTTCAACTTCCAAACAAGATGAAGCTGAAGAAGCAAACCTAAGAAAAAACATAGACAACCAAATGAAAGATGCAACAGAACCCTTCTATAGCCTCCAAAATCAGTATATGCTCCCAATATTTGATAGAGTATTCAATAATCGGTCGCTATTTGAACGTTACCTCGATCAAGAAAGTGGCATGTCAAGCAGTTTCCGATATCATCCAGTCACTACAGCTGCAGCACAGAAGGCAAGAGCTTACTGGGAGAATGAAAAGCTAGGAAACCAGATGATATCCGTGGCTCATAATGTAGGTATTCAAGGCGATCAGTTTGACGGTGTTCCAGATGGCGCATATGTTCAAGACTACCGATTTGGCATCTTTCCAGATTTCCCTTATGCTTGA